From Sphingobacterium bambusae:
CTAATACATCCTTTTGATTAACGCGTAGATTAATATGTCCATGATCGATAAATAGAACTACAAAGAAATCAGATTGCACTGATTCATCAAATAAACTATAATCTTCTAATGATATACGCTGAAGATCGATATTCGAAATAGAAAAATCATTAAGATAAACATCATTACTTTTAGGATTTTTAAAAGCGGATAACATCTCATGTTTTATATGACTTTTTCTTTTCATTCCTCTAATGTAGAGATAAATTTAAGTAGGCTGCGAAAAATAGATCGGGTAATATAAACAAAGATTAGTAATTAATTTTCCGAATATTAACACTTCAACAAAAAAAATAAATTCCTGAAGAAGAATAGCGTTAGTATAACCGACTCCAAATCATTCACCCTTTCCACTACAACAATACTCCTTTTGGCTACATCCGTTTTTTTGTCATTGCTGAATTTTGCAATATCAAAATTATTGTAAAACTCAAAAGCAATTAAAAATGAAAAATTGGACCGCAGCTAATATTCCACAAAACAGTGGCGATTTAGCCCTAATTACAGGAAGTACGGAAGGTATTGGTTATGAAGATGCATTGGCATTGTCATCTGCAGGATGGAAGGTGATAATGATGGGACGTAATGTCCAAAAAGGATCGGATGCCATTGATAAAATCCAACAGGTAAATCCAAAAGCAAAAATCACATTTGAAGAAATTGACCTTGCCGATTTATCGTCTGTCCTATCCTTTGCTGATAGAATGATTGCCAAAGGGCAACCCATCGACCTTTTAATAAATAATGCAGGAATAATGACTCCACCGCAACGTTTGGAAACTAAAGATGGTTTTGAGTTACAGTTTGGCACAAACCACATCGGCCACTTTGCATTAACTGCACAATTACTGCCTTTGTTACGTCAATCAGCTAATGCTCGTGTGGTAACGGTGTCGAGCATTGCCAATCGTGACGGGTCTATCAATTTTGACGATTTACAATCCACCTCATCTTACGTACCCATGAGAGCTTACGGTCAGTCGAAATTGGCGAACCTTATGTTTGCTTTAGAATTGCAAAGAAAAAGCGATAAACACGGCTGGGATATAACTAGTATAGCGGCACATCCTGGTGTTTCCCGCACCAATCTGATTCTTACAGGTTCGGGACAATGGAGTATACAAGGAATAACAAGAACGCTCTTGCCATTTTTATTTCAACCTTCTTCGCAAGGAGCATTGCCTACATTATACGCTGCATCCTGCCCGGAGGCGAAAGGCGGCATGTACTATGGACCTGACAAAATGAGTGAGACCCGCGGCTTTCCTGCATTAGCTAAAATCCCTGCACAGGCGGAAGATTTGGCTGTAGCTGCCAAACTATGGGATGTGTCGTTACAACTGGCAAAGGTGCATTTTTAACAAACTGAATTTATACGAAATGAACATCAAAATACTATTCATCATATTAATAAGCATCGTTAGTTTCTCATGCAGTCCTAACAAAAGCATATTCCTGAGCAACAAAACAGGAAGCCCTATTACACTCATTGTAGATATCGAAAAGGCACAAACTATGGCTTTCATAGACTCTTTAAATGGGTTATGAATAGAACAGAAAAAAGTGTTTGATTTTGGCAAAGGTAAATAGACAAAGGAAGACAAAGCTAATCTTGAAGAACTGCTAAAACATACAAAAATTATCGAAGAAGGAAGTTCAATGCCAACAGACTTACCTTCCAAGACCAATGTATCACATATCAGTTTGAATGTAGAGAACTTTAGCTAAGTATTAAATAAAAATTAAAGAAGAAAAAAATGAACAGTCAAAAGCAAGTCAACGACAAATTACCAATGGGTTTAACCATACTGTCAAACGCATTGCCACCGGTAGGTTTTTATCTGTACTACCGGTTTGGAAAAGCATTTCCTAAAAAAGCACGAACGGCTCTCATCAATGGCATTTTGGGCATACCTATTGGTACGATGGGCGGATATTTATTACAAACTTACGTTTTCAATTAATTATGATAAAGAACATCGTTTCATTATTACTGCTGTTAGTTTCGGCAGGTTTGAATTTCAGCCACGGCTGGGGTTCGTTTAATTACAAGAAAAATCCGGAATCGTTTAAAATGATGTCGGAGTTGGGGTTGGCAGAATGGACCATGCCTATGTTTGGTTGTATGGCAATGTTGGTAGGTGTATTGTTGCTGATACCGAAAACATTTTTAATCGGCAATCTGCTAAATGCCTTATCGGTTGTATTTATTATGGCGATGGCTTTGCGTGCGGGAAACATACGAATAGCCTTGATAGAAATTCCATTCTTACTAATTCCGTTGGTGCTAATTTGGCTGAAGTATCCGTTTAAAATTAAATAGATGTCTAAGCGAAAACTTTTCTGGTTATCCCTCTTGGCAATAATTATCACAATCGTAAGTATGGCTTTTTTAACGGCTTCATCAGAAGTAGCAGCGGTGCATCATCGTGTAGGTAATCCCGATTTAAAAACTATTTTACCATCCTGGCAAGGTACACATGTGGGCAAAAATGGACGATTTATGAACCACGAATTTCCGGGTAAGCATAGTTTTAAAAATGTGTTGAAATGGCAGTTTCAAAAAAATCCGCAAAGGGAATTGAAGAAGAGCGATACATGGAAAATGCCTGTGGTAAAGGATAACAGCTTTCTTCACACAAATGAAGATGTGATTGTAGCATTGGGACACGCTACATTTTTTATTCGACTGAATGGCAAACAAATCCTTATCGACCCGATTTTTGGAGAACTGTCTATGCACACACGCTACACAGATTTTCCTATTGAAACAGCTCAGCTTACAAACATCGACTATGTATTGATTTCGCATTCGCATTACGACCATTGCGATAAGACTAGTTTAAAAATTATTCAAAGTCAAAACCCCAATGCCGTGTTTCTGGCAGGGTGAAAAATGAAAGAATTATTAAGCAATTGGGTTGAAGAAAACAAAATTCAAGAAGCTGGCTGGTATCAGCAATACAAACTTGATAATGACAAGCTTGAAATTTTCTTTTTACCTGCACGGCACAGTTCCAGACGCTCATTGAATGATGTAAACAAAACTTTGTGGGGAGCATTTGTAATAAAAAGCAAAGACAGCCCCATCTATTACGGAGGCGACTCGGGCTATGGAAGCCACTACAAAGAAGTGGGCGAACTGTTTACTAATATAGATGTTGCACTGCTTGGCATTGGTGCCTATTCGCCCCGTTGGTTTATGTCGCCCAACCATCAAGATCCCGGACAAGCTGTTCAGGCATTTAATGAGACCAAAGCCAAGACGGTGATACCATTTCATTACGGAACTTTTGATATGGCAGACGAACCGTTTTCCGAAACCGAAAAGATATTAAATGATTTGGTTGCAGAAAATAAAATAAACCGAACATTGAAAATAGTAAAATTAGGACAAGGTGTTGTGTTAAAATAATCAATAAGTATTTGTCTTCTTCATCCTTATCATAACAAGATTATATAAATTAGCAAAATGGAAAATAATAAACCATACCGTATCAAAACCATCAGCGAAGTCTATCGTTTGTCGGGTAATGAAAAACCGCACCATCCGCTTATCGGTATCATCGATTTGAGCCAGTCGAGAAACGATGCAGAAGTGAGTGCTGTTATTTTCGATTTTTATGTCATTACCATGAAATCCGGTTGCGATAAACTTTATTACGGTCAACAAAAATACGATTTCGACGAAGGCGTGATGGCATTGATGGCACCCGGACAAATATTGCGGGGTACTTCGGATGCTAACTCGCAGATGAAGGGCTGGATGCTCTTTATCCACCCCGATTTTTTGTGGAATACCTCCCTTGCCAAAAAGATAAAGCAATACGAATATTTTGGCTACAACACCAGCGAAGCTTTATTTCTATCGGATAAAGAACAAGCACTTATCAATACGCTCATTGATAATATTAAAAACGAATACAGTTCCAATATAGATAAATTCAGTCAGGAGGTGATTATTGCTCAATTGGAATTACTCTTTACTTATGCCAAGCGTTTTTATGAGCGTCAGTTCATTACCAGAAAGGTTACGAACAGCAAAGTTTTAAACCGAGTAGAAGAAGTATTGAATAACTACTTCAACGGAGAAGAGATTGTTTCAAAAGGCTTGCCCAGTGTTCAATACGTGGCAGAGGAGCTGAATATTTCCATCAAATATTTAAGTAGTTTATTAAAGCAACTTACAGGATCAAGCACCCAACAACACATCCACGAAAAACTCATCGAAAAAGCCAAGGAAAAACTATCCACCACTGATTTATCGGTAAGTGAAATTGCCTACGAACTCGGCTTCGAGCATTCGCAATCGTTCAGTAAATTATTTAAAACCAAAACCAAGCAAAGTCCGCTGGAGTTTAGGGCTGGGTTTAATTGAGTAAAAAAACGTCTCAAATTTAGCTACAACGATAGCAGATTTGGCTACATCGGATAGTCAAATCTCTTCAAGCAGACATGACAGACGGAAAACCAAGCCGGCTCACTGCCCAATATTTTTACCAAATGTGAAATGACAGACTAGCAACAATGGCTAATTTTGAAGAATGAAAGAATTTATTGAATATCTACTGAAATTTGGCAATTTAAACAAACAGCAAATTAATCTCATTACAAGTAAAGCCACAGAGTTGGAACTTCCGAAAGACGGCTACTTTTGGGAAGCAGGAAAAATGCCCAAACATATTGGTTTTATTGTGGAAGGCGTTGTACGAGTTGCATATTACGACAACAAAGGTGAAGAAATAACCAAGTATTTTTTTGACGAAAATCACCTGATAAAAGATTGGGACAATTTTGAAGCAACATTTTATCTGCAAGCTGTTACCGACTGCAAATTCATCAGATTCACAAAAAAAGATTGGAAAGAAATTTCAGACACCATTTTAGATTGGGACAAGATGATTGATAAAATCATGATCAAAAACCACACCGAAAAAATGAATAATATAGCTCCTTTAATTTCGCAAGAAGCAA
This genomic window contains:
- a CDS encoding SDR family oxidoreductase, which produces MKNWTAANIPQNSGDLALITGSTEGIGYEDALALSSAGWKVIMMGRNVQKGSDAIDKIQQVNPKAKITFEEIDLADLSSVLSFADRMIAKGQPIDLLINNAGIMTPPQRLETKDGFELQFGTNHIGHFALTAQLLPLLRQSANARVVTVSSIANRDGSINFDDLQSTSSYVPMRAYGQSKLANLMFALELQRKSDKHGWDITSIAAHPGVSRTNLILTGSGQWSIQGITRTLLPFLFQPSSQGALPTLYAASCPEAKGGMYYGPDKMSETRGFPALAKIPAQAEDLAVAAKLWDVSLQLAKVHF
- a CDS encoding helix-turn-helix domain-containing protein, with the translated sequence MENNKPYRIKTISEVYRLSGNEKPHHPLIGIIDLSQSRNDAEVSAVIFDFYVITMKSGCDKLYYGQQKYDFDEGVMALMAPGQILRGTSDANSQMKGWMLFIHPDFLWNTSLAKKIKQYEYFGYNTSEALFLSDKEQALINTLIDNIKNEYSSNIDKFSQEVIIAQLELLFTYAKRFYERQFITRKVTNSKVLNRVEEVLNNYFNGEEIVSKGLPSVQYVAEELNISIKYLSSLLKQLTGSSTQQHIHEKLIEKAKEKLSTTDLSVSEIAYELGFEHSQSFSKLFKTKTKQSPLEFRAGFN
- a CDS encoding Crp/Fnr family transcriptional regulator; translation: MKEFIEYLLKFGNLNKQQINLITSKATELELPKDGYFWEAGKMPKHIGFIVEGVVRVAYYDNKGEEITKYFFDENHLIKDWDNFEATFYLQAVTDCKFIRFTKKDWKEISDTILDWDKMIDKIMIKNHTEKMNNIAPLISQEATTRYLEFLKKFPNTVNRIPLSYVASYLGITQQSLSRIRKNIS